A stretch of DNA from Rattus rattus isolate New Zealand chromosome 1, Rrattus_CSIRO_v1, whole genome shotgun sequence:
gttccaggccagcctggtctacggagtgagttctaggacagccagggctagtgaaaaacaacagcaaaataattatttgcctctgtctctgtctctgtctctgtctctgtctttgtctctgtctctctctctctctctctctctctgtgtatgtctctctctctctctgtgtgtgtgtgtgtgtataaatacagATACCTGTAGaggacatgggtgctgggaactaaacagaTCTACAAgggcagtatgtgctcttaactactaagccatctctccagtcctcgtTTAACACCACAGAaagataaattcattttaaatcagTAATCCCCTATCCCCTTGAGGAATCTATTCCCAGACCTCTGATGGGTGCCTAGGACCCTGACGGACGGTGATGTCTCCTGGGGGTTCTCAGCCACGGTAAAGCTTAGTTCAAAATTAGGTGCAATCAGGCCACACTATGGCCTGTCCCTTGGAATGGACCCTTCCAAGCTTCGGTGGCAGGCAGTGCACTCTGCATGCTCACAAGCCACGGTGCAGAGGGTAAAGAACTTCTTGAGGTCATCATGATTAAACTCTGCCAGGTTTGTAGCCTTTTGCCCTCCTTACCCCGACAGCCCATCGGCTGGGCACACTCTGGGCACAGGGCAAGCTAGGTGGCTCCCAGGAGATTTGTGTGAACGTGGGAAACATTCCCAGAAGGACAGACTGCTCCTAGGAAGAACTGGGCTGGTTCGGTCAACACAGCCCATTTAGAATCCCTGCCCTGCTGCGAGTTAGTTGGGTGACCTTGTTAGCTAGGTGACCTTGGACAAGGGCTTAGCCTCTCTCATGGTCACTCCCCTATAAACCTGCCTCCAAGTTTGTTTTGAGATTCAAATGCAGAAAGGCACACATAGCACTTTTAAGTGTCTCGTATCCCTGCCCACTCCTCTTTCCAGCCATTGGCACTTGGCAAGCATTTGGTAAATGCTGGTGTATTGCTTCAGTCAGTCACTGTTTATGGAGGTCTCACCCTGCCTTGTGTGCTTGGTGGTGATGAGCAAAGCATACACTCCCTGGGCAGGGCTAGGACTCCCAGTAGAGCATGTGACTGCCCTGCACAGGCTCTGACTTTTATGAACCACAGGAATGAATGAGAGGAGAGAACAAAAGCACAGAGCAGTTTGAAGGCTTAAGAGGCAGAGGTCATACTCCAGGGGGAGTGCTGGAGGGTGAGCTCTGGACACTGGGGAGTAGGAGGCTGCCCCAGGAAGGGAGCTGAGGAGCAAAAGAAGACTCTAGCTCCTAGTCTGGGAGTGGGTAGACATGCAAATTAGCAGCTTATGGAAGCTCTGATTCTATGGAACATGTCTGCTGGCTTGATGACATTGCAATTGTGTGACTGTGTTCTGGGAATTTTGAAGTACTCTTGCCAGACCTCCTACCTTCACTAAGGTGTGGGTGTCTGAGGCTCCTGTCTCTCCCTTGGTCCCTCCTGAGGTGTGGGTGTCTGAGGCACCTGTCCTCCCTTGGTCCCTCTGGAAGGCTTACCTCCTGCTTTCCTCTCCTCAGTGTCGGCCAAGTGGTGAATATCAAGGCCAAGGTGAACCGGGCCTTCAACTCCAGCATGGAGGTGTGTGTGGCTGGCCCTGCCTGGGGGGTGGGTTGGCCTTCCTGTTCCACTTTGTCTTTCAGAATCCAAGCCCAAGCCCCCACACACTGTAGGACTCTGACTAGAATTCCAAGATGGCTGGCTGGGTAGGAGGACCCTAAGGTCTTCCTTGCTAATATCCCATAGCACAGGAGGGAACATGGAGgccagggtggggaaggggcGTGCTCAGGGCTTATACTCCTGGTTAGGAACATTCGATAGCAGGtgtgaaggcagaggaaggcagcgCTGTGTCTGATCATGGTGCTGCAGTGGGAGAGACTGGACTTTTGCCCATTAGCTTACCTGGATGGTCTCTGTTTCCATATCTGTACAGTGGGAGGATGGCTTTGTGAACTACTGAGGACTTCATTTCTTCTCCTGGGCTTGATTTAGGTTCTGCAATCTATCAAGCCATTGATTCCTGAGAACCTCAGAGGCTGGGGTAACAGTGACTCTGCTTCTGGGCAGCACACAAATGCACCCCACAGGTCTGACTTTCAGTATTAGCAGTGGACAGGGCACATTTGAACCCTTTCAGTAATCCCTTAAGGGGCAATTGTGATGACTCCCATTCcatagatgaggaaacagatCCAAAGGGAAGTGAATTACCCAAGGTTTTCCAGGAAACCAGAGGCAGAGTCAGAACCAACTTTAGGTCCCTGGCATTCCATACCTGATAAGTGATGTAGAAACTCCAGAGGCCCAGCCTGGGTGGCTGTCCAGCCTCACTAAAGCTGCGAGCATGGAGTAGCATCTTtctgtcctccctcttcccataCCCCTCTCCTTCTGCAGGTAGGAATCCAGGTGGTCTCTGAAGATCTGTGCTCTGAGAAACAGTGGAGTGTCTGCAAGGCCTTGGCCACCTTCGTGGCCCACCGGGAGCTCTCCAAGGTAGATAGCTGCTCTGTCACTCTCATATTACCCAGAGTGGGACTCTTTGTGATCCCACCCAGGTGTCTGcgcctttccccatctcttcctgcATATTTAAATGTCTTCAGAACACTGTGTTCTAAACAGACCCCTCTATTTTTTGGGCCTTTTTCCCAAGAAGGGATCTTGGAGGACATTTAAAGAGGACTATGCCCTGTTGGGTTACAATGGAGACAAGAGAGTAGGCACAGAGGGGAGAGAGTCCAGGAGCTCCTCTCCCACAGCAGCCCAGGCCCACCAGGTACCGGCTTCAGGCATCAGGCCACTGTGCACCTTGTCTCCTGGCCAACAGGTGAAGCTGAAGCAGGTTGTCCCATTGACGGAGGAGGAGAAGACGGAGCATGGGGTGGCGGCTGAGCGCCGGCGTATGCGACTGGTCTACACAGACACCATCAAGGATCTCCTAGCTCACTATGCCATCCAGGATGGTATGTGGGTAAGAGGGCAGCCAGGTGTACGCAGGGGGAAGCTGGTGTCCTCACACCCACTttgaatggaaggaggaagggattgtACTATGGACCTCTGTCCCTGGCCACTCACTCACAGCCCAGAAGCAATGGAGATAGAATGGGGTCCTACAACAATCTCTGTCACCCATAATGTCCTTAGGCCCAGGAGAGATGGTGTGTGTGATGGTAGTGTTGGCTAGGCTTTGAAGACGTGTAGGAATTTTAAAAAGCTTCtctgtgtaagtgtatgtatatgttttcttttctttttccccaagaaaaataaaaagataaaaagcaagTCTCCCTCcacgctccctccctcccagagccCAGATTTAAGCAAAGCATGTGTTATTTAGCTCCCTGGTTTTACCCTGAAGGGAACACATAGGTGCACAACGTTCTGTATCTTGACTTGATTATTCCCCATGGTGCAGGATGACCTGTCTGCCTTGGATTGGGTGGGATTTTGGCAGGTGGTGAGGAGAGGAAGATGTTCTACAGAGAATGAAGGCCCCAGGGGTAGGGACCTGGGGTTCTTTGTCCATCTccatgttcttcttcttcttcttcttcttcttcttcttcttcttcttcttcttcttcttcttcttcttcttctttcttcttcttctgcttcttcttctggatgcttctgcttctgcttcttgcttgcttctgcttctgcttctgcttctgcttctgttgcttctgcttctgcttcttcttctgaggcttcttcttcttcttcttcttcttcttcttcttcttcttcttcttttcttccttctctcctcctccctcctcctcctcctttcctcctcctcctcctcctccttccttcttcttttttttttttcggagctggggactgaacccagggccttgcgcttcctaggcaagcgctctaccactgagctaaatccccaacccccatctccgtGTTCTTGTGTGAGGTCTTTCTTGGCATCAAAATGGAAGGAGCCAAGTTTCAGACAAATAAAACGTAATACAGCCAAGCAGAGTGACCCTCACTGGTAATCTTAGCAccctggaggctgagacaagaggatcatgagttagACGACATTCTTGATTACATAATGatgttcaaggccaccctgggatccatagtgagatcctgtctcaaagcaaacgaAGAAGAACCGGTGTTGGCTGGGCACGGGGAGCACACCAGCAGTTCCAGCAGTGacataggaggctgaggcaggaggatcaggagtttaagaccACCCTGAGCCCTGCCATGCTGGGCTTAGGGGATGGTTGAGGGAGCCCAGCTCTTCAGTCAGTTCCATGGATCTGTCCATTCCATCACAGCCCTCTCAAATCCCTCCTGTGCAGACAGCCTGCCTCCACGGGTCAGTCCAGATCCCTCTGCTGGCATGCAGGCCTCAGACTAACGCTTCAGCCCAGCGCATGTGTCCTCCCTCAGCTTAGCCAAAGGTCTCACACCCGCCAGCACCTCCTGCACACTTGGGCTCACATCATTTTCATCTCCTGCTTCCCTGTCCTACATCTCCCGTGACACCTCCCAAGGCCCTTCACCCGAGTGAATGTCACCTTTCTGCTGGGTGCTCTGTGGAGGACTTTCTTAGGATTCTGGAGAATCCAGTCCTGGCTGGCTGGGGCTGATACTTGCTCCTTACAGATGGGTGACTGAGAGCCAGTGTCATACAGCCTGTGTTTGGTGAGGCAGGGGCTTGCCTGTCTCACAGCTGCGCTGTCTGCTGCTTTGAGGCTGGTGTGTGTCCTTCCTTCCGAGCTCTCCCATTCTTCACCCAGGGCTGGTCTAGGTCTGGTGATCACTTGGCGTCAGTAAACAGTAAATTCATGTCCTGGGGTTTCCATGAACAGTCTATCCTCAGGGACCCTCTCTCATCTGCTTGCTTTCATCCCGGGCCAGATCTGGACAAGGACTGCAACAATATGGTGCCAGCCGAGAAGACCCGGGTGGAGAGCGTGGAACTGGTGCTGCCTCCTCATGCCAATCATCAGGGCAATACCTTTGGGGGCCAGATCATGGCCTGGATGGAGAACGTGGCCACCATTGCAGCCAGGTGAGACAGCCTCCGTTTGccttctctcctctgtttccAGAGGCTGTTTCCTTGGCAACAGAAAGCATACCTGGTACCAGCATTCAAAGCTCCAGAAGCTTGGGTATTCTGCTAGGATAAGCCTGGATTTCCATACCTGTCGAGCCAGAGAGCGGCCATTTCTGTGAGCTGGCCATGCTTCTTTCTTCTGCCCACTCATTACCACATTCCTTATAGCCGCTAGGAGTCTCCACAGACCGACCCTGAAGCCTCCCCTTGATCTGCCTTTACCTGAACTCCCGTAGTAACTGCTCCTTCAggctcttttcctcctccactttcccgtcccccccccccaattttgcTCTTGGTATGACCTCCCATGGTTCAGCATACTGCCCAGTGCCACCATAAAGCCACCTCAGGCTGATGCCTCTTTCTAGTGGCAAAAATaagttctctttcctcttttctttgatcctagtacttaggaggcagaggcaggtggatctctgagttaaggcttcaaggccagcctggtctatagagagagttctaggacagccagggtttcacagagaaaccctgtctcagaaaacaacaaaacacagcacTAGTTGTGATAACTGGCGGTCCGTACTGGGCACCTTGTGCCTCATGACTTTGCCCTGGTTCTCTCAACATGCCATAACCCACTCCACTAGGCTGGATTTCATTCTTAGGGCCCAGCCCAGGGTTAAGCGGAAGGTAGTGTCCAGGCAATCAGGGAAAGCTTCCTGGTGGAGGAGGGCCTCAGGGCTCCAGAAGCCTTTCGGGAGGGATGGGTTTCAGGGTATCAGGGCACATAGACACCGAgacagagaagccaagagaaggaggggaaggggtttggTTTAGGTTATACTCAACTCTTGCTTTCCTCTGGCCTCAAATTCCGCTCCTCTCTAGCTGTGCACAGCGGCCTCTGCATGCTAAGCTGGAAACGGCTGTAGTGCTAGACATCGAGCAGAATCATCCCAGGGCTGGACCAGAGGGCCATTCCTGTAGTCCAGGGTCGGTGACAGGCTAGGCACTAGGGAAAGCTGGCCCAACCACCTTAATGCGGTACCAGCCTTTTCTTCTGTCCCCCTGCTCTTCCCGTAGCCGGCTCTGTCATGCCCACCCTACACTCAAGGCCATCGAGATGTTCCATTTCCGAGGCCCATCTCAGGTGGGGGACCGTCTGGTGCTCAAGGCCATCGTGAATAATGCCTTCAAGCATAGGTGAGGTGTCGGGATGGGTGGGACAGGGCCACTGAGGGTTGAGGGTTCTTCCTGATCTTAGAAAACACCTAATGACGACCTGCCAAGCCTTTCCCTGATGAGGCCTGAATCACTGGGTTGTTTACATGGCCCAAGGTTAGCTAATGTTCCcttttctggaatgttctatGACTCAACTGTTGTCCAATGGTGGCCCTGGGGTCTTCTTTAAGCTTTCTGCAGGTGCTGTGCCTCCCACTAACTGGAAGCACTAACCGTGCCTGTGTGCTTCGTCTCTCCCCTGCTTGGCTGGAGGACTGAGCTCTGGGGTTGCAGAGGTCTCAGGgcctcttcttctgtttctcagaTCCTTTCTTACCCATGTCCCAAAGCAGGCATTCCACCATCTCACCTCGGAGTGAGTTCTGAGGGCTCTTCTCACCACAACTGGCTTTAGCTAAGGGCTATTTCTGAGAACTTCCGTGCTCATTTACGATGAAGGGCAATCTGGAGCTGGGCGGCCTGGGTTCAAGTTTGGTTTCACTTCTCACAGGCTGTGTGTCTTTGAGCAAGTTACTTAATGTCTCTGAGCCTCCGTTCTTTAACATATAAGGTACTCACACAGCCACCTCACAGCTGCAAGGATTGCCGAGGTGTTACTAGAAGGAAGCCAGAGGGACCGTCCAGCAGCCGTACGGTGGAGCCTTTTGCTATGGCTGCTGCTCTTTGCGATTCTATCAGcccacctcctgcctctctcaGGACCCTCCCAGGCTTGGTTCTTCCCCAGcttctcttcctgcctcactCTGAGACTTGGCAGTTGGTTCCCTGTTTCTCTAAGGCCCACATCTTGCAGCTGTAGGACTTCCTGGCTTGGCCTATGTTGGACAAATGCTCTACTATGTCCTCGGCCCCCTTTCTATCTTTTATTatgtcttctatttttaaaaattgcatgtgtgcctggtgggggtggcacacacctttaaccccagcactcgaggcggaggcaggcagatctctgcatttgaggccagcctggtctacagagagagtccgAGGATAACCAGggacacagaaaccctgtcttggaaaaaataaaatatgtgtaaaCTGGGTATGCTGGCTCCCACCTTCAATCCCATCactgcagaggcaggggcagagggcagagggcagagggcagagagcagaggggcagagagcagaggggcagaggcagaggtagagaggcagagaggcagaggcagcaggatctctgtgagttcaagcctagcATGgtcaagtttcaggacagccagggctacatagtgagactcggTCTCAAAAGACAGAACAACAAAATGTccgtgtatatatatgtgtgtgtgtgtgtgtgtgtgtgtgtgtgtgttcatgtatgttagGCGGTCTTGGAAGCTGGAGGATAACCATGCTCAGGCACTGTCCACCTGACTTTGCAGCAGAGTTTTCTCATCGGCTTGGAGCTTGCCACGGTTAGGCTGGCTGCCAGCAAGCCCATGGAAGCTCCTTTCCCCATGTCCCCAGGGCTGGCCCCATGGAAGCTCCTTTCCTGGTGTCCCCAGGGCTGAGACTATCAGTGCTCATTACCACACTTGACTTTTAGATGGTTcagggactgaacttgggtccttctACTTGTACTTTACACGCTGAGCAATCTCCTCAGCTCCTGAtattactattgttattactattattattttgagttttgaGGTGGAATTTTACACTGTTACTCAGGTCAGGCTTCAACTCATGTCACTGCCCCAGTCTCAGtatccctagtgctgagattactaGCACATGTCAGTGTGCCTGCTTCCTTTGTAATTTCCCGtgacttgatttaaaaaaaaacaaacaaacaaactatattTATTCActgcatatgtggtgtgtgtgtgtgggggggtgccaGAGTGTGCCACCTACTTTTACCATAGgtctctgggatcaaactcaggttgtcagacttggcagcaagtgcctttcctgctgagccatcttgcctaccCTCCGATGACTTCTGTGTgtctttgctttcttgctttgttgACTTTCTGGGCTGTTAGCTGGGAGCCTGGCCGGGCAGGTTCGTCTGCTCTGTGAGATTACTGAAGAGGACAGATATGGTTCTGGCCATTTGGGTCCAGTTGTTGGAAGAACTCCAGGAGAGTGTGTGCacttgcctgcctgtgtgtgtgagtgtgcgtgacGTGGAAGGGCATGGCTTGGGAAGGTCTGTGGAGCCTGACTCCCTCTTTCATTTGGCCTTAGCAtggaggtgggtgtgtgtgtagaggctTACCGCCAGGAGGCTGAGACCCAGCGCCGGCACATCAACAGCGCCTTCATGACTTTCGTGGTCCTGGACAAAGATGACcagcctcagaagctgccctggaTTCGTCCCCAGCCTGGGGTGAGTGCCTTATCCCAGATTAGAGTGTCCTGTGTCACCCAGGGATTCCCGCTGGGTACCCGCTCCGCCTGTCAGAACTGGAACATACATGGGGTCTAGCTGATGTTGGAAGTTCATGGACCTTAACTGTCTGTAGGATTGCAGGGACCTCTGGTTTGGGCACCATAGGCTGGTCGGGCCTCACCCTTGCCGCATTCTTGGACATCTATCTCTGAGGGTTTCAGTCCTTATCTGTGTAATTAGTGTGTCTGCAACGTCTGCCTTCTGCATTGTGGCTGTGGGGAACCAACTGGCTGCATAGCCTTGGGACCCTCGAGAAGTGACAGTCAGCACGTGGATGACTGGGTTCTGTGTCTGTGGAGACACCCTCTTGGCTTGCCAGGGACCAGTTGCTGTCTTTTTTTGATAGCAACTGTCTTTTTAGCGAGGCGTAAAGGAATGGGAAAGAGGTGGGCTTCTGAGTTCTGACCCTGGCCCCACCCCATACTCCTATGACCTTGGGGGAACCATTCAAccccctgagcctcagtttcttcctgtgtAAACTGGGACTTGAAGGTCCTAGGCTAAGAAACAGGTACAACAGACAACAGGAATGGTCTTAGGCAGAGCCCTTGTGAGGACTTCATTCCCAGCAGGTGACCAGTGAGTGTGGCCCTGGGCACCATGTTGAGGTTCTTTCACCGTCTCATTCTAcactgggggaaactgaggcccacaaGGCGGGGCAGTGTACCCAATGTCACCAAAGGCTCCGTGCAGAGCTAAGGTACGGCTAGGGGCCCTGGAACTTTCTAAGTAAGGATGTTTTGACACCTGCTGCCCTAGCAAGATTTAAGCTTCTTCAAGGGACTGCGAGGTCCTCTGGCCTCAGGGGACAGGGATGTCAGAGTTATGGGTCAGCTGGTCATCTCACCTGTACCACAACatgtccctgcttccttcctaggATGGTGAACGGCGATACCGAGAGGCCAGTGCCAGGAAGAAGATCCGCCTGGACAGGCGagtggggctgggctgtgggaGGGACCGCGCTTCAGGGCTGGTCTTCACCTGCTGACCCCAAGGCATTCTTCAGGAATCCTCCCAGGCTCAGTACTGGGCTGGCTTTTCTcattctccttttaaattttattttaaggtttatttatttattatatagaagtacactgtagctgtcttcagacacaccagaagatctcattacagatggttgtgagccaccatgtgcttgctgggatttgaactcaggacctctggaagagcagtcagtgctcttaaccactgagccgtctctccagcccttaaattttattttattttgcgtCATaatctcacactgtagccctgtagcctaggctggtctggaactcactaagtagttctggctggtcttgaacttttagattcctcctgcctctctcatcTGGGCTGGCCCTTTGCATCTGCATAGTCTTGCTTCAGCATCTTACGGCTCTTGTAGACAGCAGGACACTGAGGACAGAAGGTAGATCTCTTGTCCTCAGGACACATGGTTGAGTGAGATCTACTGTTGGTCCTAGCTTACGCTGCGTGATTTTTGTCCATTTACTCTGAGTACTGCTTGTCTGGCCATGGAAGGGTCAAATCTCCACACTTGGGAGAATGAGGtagaggattgccacaagttcaaggccaacccgggCTACAGAGAGATACCCATCTCAACCAAAACAAATCAATTAAAACAAACCCATAAAGGTCTAGAGCATAGACCCAATGGCTCAAGACATCTAAACTGGTATGTCTGGTGCTCGGTAAAGCTCCTTGTAGACTCTAGCGTGTGTGGATGCATTCCTGGCTCACACATTATTATTAATGAGAAATGCCTTCGTTTCTGGGACATTTATCATATGCTAATCCCTGTGCTCCTTTCAAAGCCCCTTGGAGGTAGAGAAGACATGGGTTCCATTCCAAAGCTCACCCTGAGGAGTACCACAGATGGCGTGGCGGGGAGCCTGAGCTTGTCCCCTGTGAACTTCCTAGAGCACTACCTGAACTCCTGTCTCTGAGCTGCTGTTTTCTGTGTGCCAGTGTGCCCACTGCCCTGCCAGGCCGAGTCTGCAACCCCACTGAGCTCGCACTGACCTGGCACTGATGTCTGCCAAACACAGTGGACTCTGAGAGACCCAGATTGTCCTTTTCCCTCTCAGGAAGTACCTGGTGTCCTGTAAGCAGGCGGAAATGGCCCTGTCTGTTCCCTGGGACCCTAGCAACCAGGTATATCTCTTCGTTTCAAAGCCCACTgggtcctttttctttcctttggccaGAAGAGTTTTGGAAAAAAATTCGCCAGTCCAGGGTGGTGGACTGCCCTCTGCCCTGCTCCATGATCGCTGTTCACACACTCGTGTGTGCTCCCTCTTTTGTAAGAGGGCGTGGCTGCTTAGGGCTCTATGTGAGGGGGCCTGGATCCCCTTTGCCAAATCCCAGCTCCTTACCATATCTGCACAGCCCCACAGGGACCCCTGGGGCAGGAGAAAGTATCATCTGTGTCCTCTTCTCAGGTATACCTGAGCTATTACAACGTGTCCTCTCTGAAGACGCTTATGGCCAAGGACAACTGGGTGCTGTCTGTGGAGATCAGTGAGGTAACCGAcccacctttcttttccttacaaGCATCAAAAGCGTTATCTCCAAAGCATTTCAGCAAGGTCGTGATGCCACCCAACTGTCTCCAAGGGTTCTGAGTGAAGCCCCTAATTCTTCCTGCCTGCCACCTTTTACCCACCCTTGAGCCCCCCACCACTTTGCATGGcccccttccttcccactttctccATTGGCTCCAAGCACAGCAGATCACTGCAGAAGTGGGACAGGGAGCATTGTGCCTCTCTTGTGCTTGTCACCGTCCCACTTGTCACATTAGGGATGAAGCCAGACTGAAGATCTGCTGCCTCATTTActgcttcttcttttcttaaataattatttatttttatgtgtatagtgttttacctgggcatgtctgtgtgccacaggTATGTCTAGTACCTAGGGAAGCTGGAAGAGGGTATCAGGTGCCCTAGATTGgagttagctgccatgtgggtgctaggtatTGAatcccggtcctctggaagagaagccagtgctcttaacctctgagccatctctccagctctgaccaCTGCTTCTTAAAGCGGT
This window harbors:
- the Acot11 gene encoding acyl-coenzyme A thioesterase 11; this translates as MLSLDYFLLMRGIEFLGGFTSLFSSRTSRKSVSHPESGDASAMAEGEGYRNPTEVQMSQLVLPCHTNHRGELSIGQLLKWIDTTACLSAERHAGCPCVTASMDDIYFDHTISVGQVVNIKAKVNRAFNSSMEVGIQVVSEDLCSEKQWSVCKALATFVAHRELSKVKLKQVVPLTEEEKTEHGVAAERRRMRLVYTDTIKDLLAHYAIQDDLDKDCNNMVPAEKTRVESVELVLPPHANHQGNTFGGQIMAWMENVATIAASRLCHAHPTLKAIEMFHFRGPSQVGDRLVLKAIVNNAFKHSMEVGVCVEAYRQEAETQRRHINSAFMTFVVLDKDDQPQKLPWIRPQPGDGERRYREASARKKIRLDRKYLVSCKQAEMALSVPWDPSNQVYLSYYNVSSLKTLMAKDNWVLSVEISEVRLYILEEEFLSFHLEMVVNVDAAQVFQLLSDLSRRPEWDKHCRTVELVQQVDEDDAIYHVISPALSGNTKPQDFVILASRRKPCDSGDPYVIALRSVTLPTHHETPEYQRGETLCSGFCLWREGDQLTKVSYYNQATPGFLNYVTTNVAGLSSEFYNTFKACESFLLDNRNDLAPSLQTL